In Spirochaetota bacterium, one DNA window encodes the following:
- a CDS encoding extracellular solute-binding protein, with protein sequence MKKIIAIMLICIFVSCADTDKQHIVIFHAGSLSPLFKECKSQFEKIHNFTVLLEASGSVDAARKIVDLKKQCDVIALADAKLFESLLKEYCAYWIGFAGNEMVLAYSPESKYATQLAINWLDALKNYPVVCSRSDPLRDPCGYRTLLVWKLASLLYHNPKLEALCEKRSPVQYMQPKEIDAITLVETGACDAVWIYKSLAVQRNLPFVTFDERINLSNTRYNNYYKNACITLKDFMRMYTICGDAILYGVSIPKNAGNTQGAVEFIQFLLSPKGKELIQRHGFTSTLYVNNLNALPQPLKKVVAQ encoded by the coding sequence GTGAAAAAAATAATTGCAATCATGCTCATATGCATATTTGTCAGTTGTGCTGATACAGACAAGCAGCATATTGTGATATTCCATGCCGGCAGCCTATCGCCATTATTTAAAGAATGCAAAAGTCAATTTGAAAAAATTCATAACTTTACCGTACTTTTGGAAGCTTCAGGGAGTGTGGATGCTGCCCGCAAGATAGTTGATTTAAAAAAACAATGTGATGTAATTGCACTGGCTGATGCCAAACTTTTTGAAAGCCTGCTGAAAGAGTACTGCGCTTACTGGATTGGATTTGCAGGCAATGAAATGGTGCTTGCATATTCTCCGGAAAGCAAATATGCTACACAATTAGCTATAAACTGGTTGGATGCGTTGAAAAACTATCCTGTTGTGTGCTCACGCTCTGACCCTCTTCGCGATCCTTGTGGTTATAGAACACTCTTGGTGTGGAAACTGGCTTCGCTGTTATACCACAATCCAAAGCTTGAGGCGCTGTGTGAAAAACGGTCGCCAGTACAGTATATGCAACCAAAAGAAATTGATGCAATAACGCTGGTTGAAACTGGAGCGTGTGATGCTGTATGGATATATAAGTCGCTAGCAGTACAACGAAATTTGCCATTTGTTACTTTTGATGAACGGATAAATTTAAGCAATACTCGATATAATAATTATTATAAAAATGCATGTATCACACTCAAAGATTTTATGCGTATGTATACCATCTGTGGTGATGCAATCCTGTATGGTGTAAGTATTCCAAAAAATGCTGGTAACACACAAGGTGCAGTTGAATTTATACAATTTCTGCTTTCACCAAAGGGGAAGGAGTTGATTCAAAGACACGGATTTACCAGTACTTTGTATGTTAACAATCTCAATGCACTTCCTCAACCTTTAAAGAAGGTGGTAGCTCAATGA
- a CDS encoding ABC transporter permease, with protein MKGTVIFYISIVTLSLLLSVIIIVPIASMVFSVNVVELYAAITDQEIIRSLLLTFECAMYATVIAVMLGIPLAYIFAYIEFPLKRFIITLFDIPMIIPHTASGIALLFVFGSGKIGSMLHSAGIEFVGAKTGIVIAMTFVAIPYFINAVHNGFASIDARLINVARTLGATKSQCFVHVIVPLSFRAIVTGALMMWARGISEFGAVVIIAYHPMIAPVLLYDRFTAYGLKGSHPVAALLIIFCIIFFVILRVALTYREKHAYSP; from the coding sequence ATGAAAGGAACTGTTATATTTTATATAAGTATAGTCACACTATCACTTTTGCTTAGTGTTATCATCATTGTGCCTATTGCTTCTATGGTGTTTTCGGTGAATGTGGTAGAGCTTTATGCTGCAATCACTGACCAAGAAATTATCAGGTCACTGCTTCTTACATTTGAGTGTGCCATGTATGCCACTGTGATAGCAGTTATGCTGGGCATTCCGCTTGCTTATATTTTTGCGTATATTGAATTTCCATTAAAACGATTTATTATAACACTTTTTGATATTCCAATGATAATTCCCCATACTGCAAGTGGCATAGCACTGTTGTTTGTATTTGGCAGTGGTAAAATTGGCAGCATGTTGCATTCTGCTGGTATTGAGTTTGTTGGTGCAAAAACAGGAATTGTGATTGCAATGACGTTTGTGGCAATACCATATTTTATCAATGCCGTACACAATGGATTTGCATCAATTGATGCACGGCTTATTAATGTTGCGCGTACGCTGGGCGCTACAAAAAGCCAATGTTTTGTCCACGTCATTGTGCCGTTATCGTTCAGGGCCATAGTTACCGGTGCATTAATGATGTGGGCCAGAGGAATTAGTGAATTTGGCGCAGTGGTTATTATTGCCTATCATCCAATGATAGCGCCTGTGTTGCTGTATGACAGGTTTACTGCGTATGGGCTTAAAGGCTCACATCCTGTTGCAGCATTGCTGATTATATTCTGTATTATATTCTTTGTGATTTTACGCGTTGCTCTGACATATAGGGAAAAACATGCTTACTCTCCATAA